The Funiculus sociatus GB2-C1 genome includes a window with the following:
- a CDS encoding DUF928 domain-containing protein, with translation MAISRQFATTVTGTASIILLQFFGLIDTPLNSIFNRVSSDLGFNSMAYADVVLKAQADSRFEPGDVGAPRDTKGTGTQVRYQPPKDLDAPSGTRGTGSRGSCGQAASVSLSLLVPKNHTGLTASGHPTFFWYLSADPGVPINFTLVEPGVPKPIIQQQIDKPKAGINQLQMPKDLPELVPGRQYRWTVTVLCNPDRPSVNPIAQARIKRVQASPALLEQLAAANSDFDKAAIYAGASLWYDTLAAISAARTANPNDQFIRNDFLLLLETVGLKEVTDMERQQLVKQ, from the coding sequence ATGGCTATTTCCCGTCAATTCGCTACTACAGTAACCGGAACTGCATCAATTATTTTGCTCCAGTTCTTCGGCTTAATCGATACCCCCCTCAATTCGATATTCAATCGTGTATCTAGCGATCTAGGGTTTAACTCGATGGCTTACGCAGATGTTGTGCTGAAAGCTCAAGCTGATTCTAGGTTTGAGCCTGGTGACGTAGGTGCGCCGAGAGACACCAAAGGCACTGGCACCCAAGTGCGCTATCAGCCACCCAAGGATCTCGATGCTCCCAGCGGCACCAGAGGCACTGGCTCGCGAGGCTCATGCGGTCAAGCTGCCTCTGTATCTCTAAGTTTGCTAGTTCCTAAGAATCACACCGGATTGACTGCATCAGGTCATCCCACCTTTTTCTGGTATCTGTCAGCTGACCCTGGAGTACCGATAAACTTTACACTGGTGGAACCAGGAGTACCCAAACCAATCATTCAGCAACAGATAGACAAACCCAAGGCTGGAATTAATCAGCTCCAAATGCCCAAAGACCTGCCAGAACTGGTTCCGGGACGGCAATACCGCTGGACAGTGACAGTGCTTTGCAATCCCGATCGACCCTCTGTTAATCCTATAGCTCAGGCAAGGATTAAGCGCGTACAAGCATCACCCGCTCTGTTGGAACAACTCGCGGCGGCTAATTCAGACTTTGACAAGGCAGCAATCTATGCTGGTGCCAGTTTATGGTATGACACTCTAGCAGCAATTTCAGCCGCCCGTACTGCTAACCCCAACGATCAATTTATCCGCAATGATTTTCTGTTGCTGTTAGAAACAGTTGGACTCAAGGAAGTGACAGATATGGAGCGGCAACAACTGGTAAAGCAGTAA
- the hslO gene encoding Hsp33 family molecular chaperone HslO, which yields MADQLIRATAAEGGIRAVGVITTRLAQEAKQRHNLSYVASAALGRAMSSGLLLASSMKREGSRVNIRVKGNGPLGGLLVDAGLDGTVRGYVENPTVELPPNAKGKLDVGGAIGRDGYLYVVRDVGYGYPYSSTVELVSGEIGDDVAHYLVTSEQTPSALVVGVFLEAGKVTASGGLLLQIMPKAERDEQLVQTLESRMQSLAGFTPLLQAGKTLPEIFEQLLGDMGLVILPEVQMVRFHCGCSMRRVLGALKMLGEAELQDMIEKDDGAEATCHFCGEVYQASSDELAALIEDLRAGSV from the coding sequence ATGGCTGATCAGTTAATTCGGGCTACAGCGGCAGAGGGTGGAATTCGCGCCGTTGGTGTCATCACAACACGCCTTGCACAAGAAGCTAAACAGCGGCACAACCTCTCCTACGTAGCGAGTGCGGCGCTGGGACGCGCTATGTCATCGGGACTATTACTTGCCTCTAGCATGAAGCGTGAGGGGTCAAGGGTCAACATCCGTGTCAAGGGCAATGGGCCACTAGGTGGGCTACTTGTAGACGCGGGATTGGACGGAACGGTGCGGGGTTATGTGGAAAACCCAACTGTGGAACTGCCTCCGAATGCCAAAGGCAAACTCGATGTAGGCGGTGCTATAGGTCGGGATGGATATCTGTATGTGGTGCGCGATGTTGGATACGGCTACCCTTATTCCAGTACCGTTGAGCTGGTTTCGGGGGAAATTGGGGATGATGTCGCTCATTACCTGGTGACATCAGAACAGACACCCTCGGCGCTAGTGGTGGGTGTATTTCTGGAGGCTGGCAAAGTAACCGCGTCTGGCGGTTTACTGTTGCAAATCATGCCCAAGGCGGAGCGAGACGAGCAACTGGTGCAAACTTTAGAATCTCGAATGCAGTCGCTGGCGGGGTTTACGCCTTTGTTACAGGCTGGTAAGACGCTGCCGGAAATTTTTGAACAGCTACTGGGAGACATGGGTCTGGTAATATTACCAGAAGTCCAAATGGTACGTTTTCACTGTGGTTGCTCCATGCGTCGGGTTTTGGGTGCATTAAAGATGCTGGGTGAAGCAGAACTGCAAGACATGATTGAAAAAGATGATGGAGCAGAAGCTACTTGTCATTTTTGCGGAGAAGTTTACCAAGCGAGTAGTGACGAATTGGCAGCGCTGATTGAAGATTTACGAGCAGGGTCTGTTTAG
- a CDS encoding chromosome segregation ATPase: MTRNPEIPERGRLGKSSNRGWSGDKKSPASGSPSDRVSPKAPAPKRSSPQDSRPSRSAVNTPQGLEPNPSLQPQSPTEEPQKPKKKRGVRLPTSWAFWGALVVLLSGGMGFMAVALLFKLPALPNCPAIFWPTASASLRLTCAQIAASKQTADNLLSAIALVNSLPKDHPLRPEIDRNLEEWSLDILKLGEESFQAGNLEDAIAVARKIPTGVPAYKLVDERVTRWQSIWSKAEGYYEKATDEVRESNWTQAFREAVQLVYLGNNYWATTKYDELVSLIQAAREESAKLDKAFQLSRSGGLNNLLEAIKLAQAIPANSLAYKEAQGAVTDFARKLIDMAQEALDRKDWQTVILITNKIPESLNLQVEAQDLNDLANAQSRAAQGTVTDLEEAIALAQKLDLGRPLYDKAQELITRWQREIEDVAHLERAGELAKGGTVGDLSAAIAEAQLIPSTNPRYSQARAQISNWTSQIETIEDRPYLDSAEQYANYGDAGSLSEAINQASQIRQGRALYSEARGKIRQWTERIERQQDQPYLDQAKALADAGDLSGAVATAEQIQPGRALYQEAQRQIGRWTNRIQRIEDQPYLDQARALAVSGNLPGAISSAGQIKAGRALYGEAQEKIKGWRRELRSTEILQSAYQLANPGTPDAIAQAVQTAQEVRNSARVGSQAREAINRWSYQLLSMAQDQSRNDLRRAIAIAQNIPSGTSAYSDAQASIEAWKKSIEPPASLETTPN, translated from the coding sequence ATGACCAGAAATCCGGAAATTCCAGAGCGCGGGCGTTTAGGCAAGTCTTCCAATCGCGGTTGGTCAGGAGATAAGAAATCGCCTGCCTCTGGGAGTCCGAGCGATCGCGTCTCCCCAAAGGCACCCGCTCCTAAACGCTCATCTCCACAAGATAGTCGTCCTAGCCGTTCGGCGGTTAATACTCCACAAGGGCTTGAGCCTAATCCATCTTTACAGCCCCAGTCACCGACAGAAGAACCCCAGAAACCTAAGAAAAAGAGGGGTGTACGCTTGCCGACGAGTTGGGCGTTTTGGGGGGCGTTGGTCGTCCTGCTCTCTGGTGGGATGGGATTTATGGCGGTGGCGCTGTTGTTTAAGCTGCCAGCTTTGCCTAATTGCCCAGCGATTTTTTGGCCTACTGCTAGTGCTTCGCTACGACTAACCTGCGCTCAGATAGCGGCTTCTAAGCAGACGGCGGACAATTTGCTTTCAGCGATCGCGTTGGTGAATTCTCTGCCAAAAGATCACCCCCTGCGTCCGGAAATTGACCGCAATTTGGAAGAGTGGTCACTGGATATCTTGAAATTAGGCGAGGAATCTTTCCAAGCGGGAAATTTGGAGGATGCGATCGCAGTGGCGAGGAAAATTCCCACTGGCGTTCCTGCTTACAAGTTAGTAGATGAGCGCGTAACTCGCTGGCAGTCTATTTGGTCAAAGGCAGAAGGATACTATGAAAAAGCCACTGATGAAGTGCGCGAGTCTAACTGGACTCAGGCTTTTCGGGAAGCAGTGCAACTGGTTTATTTAGGAAATAACTACTGGGCTACTACCAAGTACGATGAACTGGTTAGTTTGATTCAGGCGGCGCGGGAAGAAAGCGCCAAGTTAGATAAAGCGTTCCAGCTCTCCAGAAGCGGGGGATTAAATAATCTCTTGGAGGCGATCAAACTAGCACAGGCAATTCCTGCAAACAGCTTGGCATATAAGGAAGCTCAAGGTGCTGTGACAGACTTTGCGCGGAAATTAATTGATATGGCTCAAGAGGCGCTAGATAGAAAAGACTGGCAAACCGTAATTTTAATTACGAATAAAATTCCCGAAAGTCTCAATCTACAAGTAGAGGCTCAAGATTTAAACGATTTGGCTAATGCTCAGTCTCGCGCCGCACAAGGAACTGTAACAGATTTGGAAGAAGCGATCGCGCTTGCCCAAAAGCTAGATTTAGGGCGACCATTATACGATAAAGCCCAGGAATTAATAACTCGTTGGCAGCGAGAAATTGAAGATGTGGCGCATCTAGAACGGGCGGGAGAATTGGCAAAAGGTGGAACTGTAGGCGATTTATCAGCAGCGATCGCGGAAGCCCAGCTGATTCCCAGCACTAATCCTCGTTACTCGCAAGCAAGAGCGCAAATTAGTAACTGGACAAGTCAAATTGAAACCATAGAAGACCGTCCCTATCTCGATAGCGCCGAACAATACGCGAATTATGGGGATGCTGGTTCCCTCTCTGAAGCCATTAACCAAGCTAGTCAAATTCGCCAAGGACGCGCCCTTTATAGCGAGGCTAGGGGCAAAATCCGCCAGTGGACTGAAAGAATTGAGCGTCAGCAAGACCAGCCTTACCTCGACCAAGCGAAAGCCTTGGCTGATGCAGGCGATTTATCCGGCGCTGTTGCTACAGCGGAGCAGATTCAGCCAGGACGGGCGTTGTATCAAGAGGCTCAAAGGCAAATCGGCCGCTGGACTAACCGAATCCAACGGATAGAGGATCAGCCTTACCTCGACCAAGCAAGAGCTTTGGCGGTTTCTGGCAATCTTCCCGGCGCTATTAGCTCCGCTGGACAAATTAAAGCGGGAAGGGCGCTTTACGGTGAAGCTCAGGAAAAAATTAAAGGCTGGCGTCGGGAACTGCGATCTACTGAGATTTTGCAATCAGCTTATCAGTTAGCAAATCCAGGGACACCGGATGCGATCGCCCAAGCAGTGCAAACAGCCCAAGAGGTGCGTAACTCGGCGCGAGTCGGTTCCCAAGCTAGAGAAGCCATTAATCGCTGGAGTTACCAACTTTTATCGATGGCGCAGGATCAGTCCAGAAATGACTTGCGAAGAGCGATCGCGATCGCCCAAAATATCCCCAGCGGTACATCCGCCTACTCCGATGCTCAAGCTTCAATTGAGGCTTGGAAAAAAAGCATAGAGCCTCCAGCTTCCCTCGAAACAACGCCAAATTAG
- a CDS encoding hybrid sensor histidine kinase/response regulator produces the protein MKKILVIEDEPAVRNNLRLLLKAEGFEFIGAENGDVGVKFATVHKPDLIICDIMMPDFDGYAVLNKLRQDKATAMIPFIFLTAKADRADLRQGMQLGADDYLTKPFTRAELLEAIAIRLKKQEAVTNLQNKIQELQDLNVKKNNLLATVSHELRAPLANMKMMIQMLEVIPNEERKQYYRKLLEAECVREIDMVNNILDWQRLESETQEASLETLILQYWLSNIIEPFQLRIEQRQQILKVNLPPHLPPITSDRVCLEQILRELVNNACKYTPKYGEISISVELNDFARESNSTKTVIFKIANQAEIAPAYLPKIFDKFYRVPNADFWKQGGSGLGLALVHQLVEKLEGTIQVKSSDGWTTFTVQIPTTISK, from the coding sequence GTGAAGAAGATTTTGGTGATTGAAGACGAGCCAGCAGTTAGAAACAACCTGCGCCTTCTGTTGAAGGCTGAAGGGTTTGAGTTTATCGGTGCAGAAAACGGTGATGTGGGCGTAAAATTTGCCACCGTTCACAAACCCGATTTGATTATCTGCGACATTATGATGCCAGATTTTGATGGTTACGCTGTGCTAAATAAATTGCGCCAAGATAAGGCTACAGCAATGATTCCCTTCATTTTTCTCACAGCTAAAGCGGATAGAGCAGACTTGCGCCAAGGGATGCAGTTGGGGGCTGATGATTATCTGACTAAGCCATTTACCAGGGCGGAATTGTTAGAAGCGATCGCTATTCGTCTGAAAAAACAAGAAGCCGTTACCAATCTGCAAAATAAAATCCAAGAACTCCAAGACTTAAATGTTAAGAAAAATAATTTGCTGGCTACAGTCTCCCACGAACTGCGTGCGCCTCTGGCAAATATGAAGATGATGATCCAAATGTTAGAAGTTATCCCTAACGAAGAACGAAAACAGTACTACAGGAAGCTATTAGAAGCCGAATGTGTCCGAGAGATAGATATGGTTAATAATATCTTGGATTGGCAAAGATTAGAATCGGAAACACAGGAAGCATCCTTAGAAACTTTAATTTTACAATATTGGTTATCTAATATAATCGAGCCTTTTCAATTACGTATAGAACAGCGTCAGCAAATCCTCAAAGTTAATCTTCCTCCCCACCTTCCCCCCATTACCTCAGACCGCGTGTGTCTGGAACAGATATTGAGAGAACTGGTCAATAATGCGTGTAAATATACGCCAAAATATGGAGAAATTTCCATCAGCGTCGAGTTGAATGATTTTGCTAGAGAAAGCAACTCAACGAAAACAGTTATTTTTAAGATTGCTAATCAAGCCGAAATAGCGCCGGCGTATTTACCTAAAATATTCGATAAATTTTATCGGGTTCCTAATGCTGATTTTTGGAAACAAGGTGGAAGCGGATTAGGTTTGGCTTTGGTGCATCAGTTAGTGGAAAAACTAGAAGGAACTATTCAGGTAAAAAGCTCCGATGGTTGGACTACATTTACTGTGCAGATACCCACTACAATCAGCAAGTAA
- a CDS encoding PAS domain S-box protein, whose product MPRLRRQVRSVQATLKPQLIRQLKAKKAKLLHYYNTELEKQVRERTVEQRAVITSLNAALLQLQQQLQQAQTELNEYQRASDALRESEPRFRSLIQTAGSVIICLSLSYQIVEWNLQAECIYGWKREEVIGKNYVDFFLPETVRATVIANINKILAGEPSKDFENVILSRDGRKRILNCNFTRLMNTEGVPSGVIVIGQEIPASNAAEREIYFQSRLLDAVGQAVIATNLDGTIIYWNRYAETLYGWLAAEVLGQNIINITPAQVSKEQAFEIMSRLQLGESWSGEFLIQRRDGSCFPVMVNNAPIHDAEGNLIGILGISAEITERKLAEEALAASEAKFRSLIQNSSDIITILDRDGIIQYESDSIEKILGYKPKDLIGQNCFDLIHLEDVSNIIKIFHEFIENPGMTLTVEYRWRHQNGSWCALESTASNLLTNPFVAGIVVNSRDITERKAAEAALKQANENLEIRVEKRTAALREANNQLRQEIMERQQAESALCRSEQQLSDFFENATVSLHWVGVDGKILRVNQAELNLLGYTREEYLGHHISEFHADPEVINDILERLSRNETLHNYQAQLRCKDGSIKYVLIDSNVLWEDGKFIHARCFSRDITEHKLLEDTLRESEERFRCLSACSPVGIFLTDIYGNCTYTNPCYQAICGCTFEESLAQGWLHFVHPEERDRVFSDWLAYTREGREYASEFRLLVGEGIVRWVHVRSSPMFSDQDELIGHVGTVEDISESLRQTTLRKLAEAELHRREQEFKALAENSPDIIARFDREFRHLYINSAVERSMGISPQTTIGQKPSELELPPETSTYFQQSIQHVLDTKEECIIEWNFPMQYGYKYYQSRLVPEFNRDNSVESVLAVSREITTQKQTEQALRDALQRLNFHFENSPLAVIEWDSNFRVSRWSPEAEKVFGWHSDEVLGLSPNKWQFIFASDIKAVNSTMARLIDSSEQRNVSRNRNYTKDGSVVYCEWYNSALLDESGKLVSLLSLVLDVTERKKMEEALRESEQRFRTMADTVPAMIWVAEVNGVSTFFNKAWLDFTGRSLEQELNNGWMESIHPDDLYSFIDTYYSAFHDRKQVQAEYRLRRADGNYRWVIDMGIPRNTPDGSFAGYIGSCIDITERKRAEEEIINALNKEKELSELKSRFVSITSHEFRTPLSVILSSAELLEYYGEQWSPEERLQQLHLIQSSVQHMNQLLNDVLTIGKAEAGRLEFNPAPLELVEFCRALIAEIQLTDAGHTIVFVSQYPVLMACIDKKLLRQILSNLLSNAIRYSAQGRAIRFELAYHNEEATFQIQDEGCGIPVEDQSRLFEPFHRATNVTNITGTGLGLTIVKRCVDLHQGRIMLASQVGVGTTFRVCLPVHNQLRS is encoded by the coding sequence ATGCCTAGATTGAGAAGGCAAGTACGCTCTGTACAGGCTACGCTAAAGCCACAATTAATCCGTCAGCTAAAAGCCAAAAAAGCTAAACTACTGCATTACTACAATACTGAACTAGAAAAACAGGTACGGGAACGCACAGTAGAACAGAGGGCAGTTATCACTTCCTTAAACGCTGCACTCTTGCAACTTCAACAACAACTTCAACAGGCGCAAACTGAACTCAATGAGTATCAGCGAGCATCTGATGCTCTGCGTGAAAGCGAGCCAAGGTTTCGTTCTCTGATTCAGACTGCTGGAAGCGTAATTATTTGCCTGTCACTCAGCTATCAAATTGTCGAGTGGAATCTTCAAGCCGAATGTATTTATGGCTGGAAAAGGGAAGAAGTTATAGGGAAAAACTATGTTGATTTCTTCTTACCTGAAACGGTTCGGGCTACCGTCATTGCTAATATAAATAAGATACTAGCAGGAGAACCCTCCAAAGATTTTGAAAATGTAATTTTGAGCCGTGATGGACGTAAACGCATATTAAATTGCAACTTTACCCGTTTAATGAATACCGAAGGCGTACCTTCTGGAGTCATTGTAATTGGGCAAGAGATTCCGGCTTCCAACGCTGCTGAAAGAGAAATATACTTTCAATCGCGTCTATTAGATGCAGTTGGACAAGCAGTTATCGCAACTAATTTAGATGGCACAATCATCTATTGGAACCGATATGCTGAGACATTATACGGTTGGTTAGCAGCGGAAGTATTAGGACAAAATATTATTAACATTACTCCGGCGCAGGTCTCAAAAGAGCAAGCATTTGAGATTATGTCTCGCTTACAGCTTGGTGAGAGTTGGTCAGGAGAATTTCTAATTCAACGTCGAGACGGCTCTTGCTTCCCAGTGATGGTTAATAACGCGCCTATTCACGATGCGGAAGGGAATTTGATCGGCATTCTTGGTATTTCCGCAGAGATTACTGAGCGTAAGTTGGCTGAAGAAGCACTGGCTGCAAGTGAAGCTAAATTCCGTTCCCTGATTCAAAATAGTTCGGATATTATCACAATTCTTGATAGAGATGGAATCATTCAATATGAAAGCGACTCGATTGAAAAAATTTTAGGATACAAACCAAAAGATTTGATAGGTCAAAATTGTTTTGATTTAATTCATCTAGAAGATGTTAGTAATATAATTAAAATTTTCCATGAGTTCATTGAAAATCCAGGGATGACCTTAACGGTAGAGTACCGTTGGCGACATCAAAACGGATCTTGGTGTGCGCTTGAGTCAACTGCTAGCAACTTGCTGACTAACCCATTTGTAGCAGGCATTGTTGTCAATTCCCGCGATATTACAGAGCGCAAAGCTGCTGAAGCTGCACTGAAGCAAGCTAATGAAAATCTAGAAATTAGAGTTGAAAAACGTACTGCTGCATTAAGAGAAGCTAACAATCAACTGCGGCAAGAAATTATGGAACGTCAGCAGGCGGAGTCAGCACTATGCCGTAGCGAACAGCAACTTTCTGATTTCTTCGAGAATGCTACTGTGAGTTTGCACTGGGTAGGAGTAGATGGGAAGATTCTGCGGGTGAATCAAGCTGAACTAAACCTTCTAGGATACACGCGAGAGGAATATTTAGGACACCATATTAGCGAGTTCCACGCCGATCCTGAAGTAATTAATGACATTTTGGAACGGTTAAGTAGAAATGAAACGCTGCATAACTATCAAGCTCAACTTCGTTGTAAAGATGGCTCAATTAAGTATGTTCTTATTGACTCAAATGTGTTATGGGAAGACGGTAAATTTATTCATGCACGGTGCTTCAGCCGCGATATTACAGAACACAAGCTATTAGAGGATACGTTGCGAGAAAGTGAAGAACGGTTTCGCTGTTTGAGTGCTTGTTCGCCTGTGGGGATTTTTTTAACAGATATCTACGGTAACTGTACCTACACCAACCCCTGTTATCAAGCTATCTGTGGCTGCACTTTTGAGGAGAGTTTAGCACAAGGATGGTTGCACTTTGTTCATCCGGAAGAACGCGATCGCGTTTTCTCCGACTGGTTAGCATATACTCGTGAAGGCAGAGAATACGCATCAGAGTTTCGCCTGCTTGTAGGAGAGGGAATCGTGCGTTGGGTTCACGTTCGCTCATCCCCCATGTTTTCAGATCAAGACGAACTCATCGGTCATGTTGGCACAGTAGAAGATATAAGCGAAAGCCTACGGCAAACTACGCTACGCAAACTTGCCGAAGCAGAACTACACCGCCGCGAACAAGAATTCAAAGCATTAGCTGAAAATTCTCCTGACATCATTGCCCGATTTGACCGTGAATTTCGCCATCTTTACATCAACTCAGCTGTAGAACGGTCAATGGGAATCTCGCCACAAACAACTATCGGTCAAAAGCCTTCAGAGTTAGAATTACCCCCAGAAACTTCCACTTACTTTCAACAGAGTATTCAACACGTTTTAGACACCAAAGAAGAATGTATTATTGAATGGAATTTCCCGATGCAATACGGTTATAAATACTATCAATCTCGTCTCGTTCCTGAATTTAATCGTGATAATTCAGTCGAGTCAGTATTAGCTGTTTCTCGTGAGATCACAACTCAAAAACAGACCGAACAAGCGCTGCGTGATGCACTCCAAAGACTGAACTTTCATTTTGAAAATTCGCCCTTAGCAGTCATAGAATGGGATTCAAACTTTCGTGTGTCCCGTTGGTCGCCGGAAGCCGAAAAAGTTTTCGGCTGGCATAGCGACGAAGTTCTAGGATTAAGTCCGAATAAATGGCAGTTTATCTTTGCCTCTGATATAAAAGCTGTTAATAGCACGATGGCGCGCTTAATCGACAGCAGCGAACAACGTAATGTATCGCGAAATCGCAATTACACCAAGGATGGCTCAGTTGTTTATTGCGAATGGTACAATTCAGCGCTATTAGATGAATCAGGCAAATTAGTATCACTGCTGTCTCTAGTTCTCGATGTGACTGAGCGCAAAAAGATGGAAGAAGCTTTGCGCGAGAGTGAACAACGCTTCCGGACTATGGCTGATACTGTACCTGCAATGATTTGGGTGGCAGAGGTTAACGGTGTTAGTACATTTTTTAACAAAGCTTGGCTAGATTTTACTGGACGCAGCCTCGAACAAGAATTAAACAACGGTTGGATGGAAAGCATACATCCTGATGATTTATATAGTTTTATAGACACCTATTATTCAGCCTTCCATGACCGCAAACAAGTGCAGGCGGAATACCGCCTCAGGCGTGCTGATGGTAATTATCGTTGGGTTATTGATATGGGTATCCCACGCAATACACCCGATGGTAGCTTTGCTGGTTACATCGGATCGTGCATAGACATAACCGAGCGCAAACGGGCAGAAGAAGAAATTATTAATGCTTTAAACAAAGAAAAAGAACTCAGCGAACTTAAATCTCGCTTTGTCTCCATAACTTCTCACGAGTTCCGCACACCGTTGAGCGTGATTTTGTCTTCCGCCGAACTACTTGAATATTACGGCGAACAATGGAGTCCAGAGGAAAGACTACAACAACTGCATTTGATTCAATCTTCTGTGCAGCACATGAACCAGTTGTTAAATGATGTGCTAACGATAGGTAAAGCAGAAGCAGGTAGACTAGAGTTTAATCCGGCACCCCTGGAGCTAGTAGAGTTCTGCCGCGCCTTGATCGCCGAGATCCAACTTACAGATGCTGGACACACAATTGTCTTTGTCAGCCAATATCCTGTCCTCATGGCTTGCATAGATAAAAAACTGTTGCGGCAAATCCTGAGCAATTTGCTCTCGAATGCTATTAGGTATTCAGCCCAGGGGAGAGCTATTCGTTTTGAACTCGCTTACCATAATGAAGAGGCTACTTTTCAAATTCAAGACGAAGGCTGCGGCATTCCGGTAGAAGATCAAAGCAGATTGTTTGAGCCTTTCCACCGGGCTACCAATGTTACTAATATTACTGGTACGGGTTTAGGGTTAACAATTGTCAAAAGGTGCGTAGATTTACATCAGGGTAGGATTATGTTAGCCAGTCAAGTTGGAGTTGGCACAACTTTTAGAGTCTGTCTTCCGGTGCATAACCAACTGAGGAGTTAG
- the crtD gene encoding C-3',4' desaturase CrtD — translation MASDRIVVIGAGIGGLTAAALLARRGYEVLVLDQALVPGGCASTFKRKGFTFDVGATQVAGLEPGGIHHRIFNELEIELPAATPCDPACAVYLPGETSPINVWRNPEKWKLERTRQFPGSEPFWELLATLFKASWAFQSRDPVLPPRNLWDLWQLARAVRPGTLITLPYTFLTVGDALRLYGLGDNQRLRTFLDLQLKLYSQVDAQSTALLYAATALSVSQEPQGLFHLKGSMQVLSDRLVSSLERDGGKLLMRHIVERIHTTNGKATAVVIRNQKTNEVWTEPADHVVANVTVQNLMQLLDTETQQAFPQFPIQNPIDSSKIQNRYRRRVDKLPPSSGAFVVYLGVDESAIPPGCPPHLQFLYDYDGPIGENNSLFVSVSHPFDGRAPEGKATIIASSFVDTRNWWQCEDYEELKRKYTEDAIAHLWQFFHLKPETIVHQEAATPRTFANFTGRDRGIVGGIGQRVSTFGPFGFANRTPVNHLWLVGDSTHPGEGTAGVSYSALTVVRQIENTKN, via the coding sequence ATGGCAAGCGATCGCATTGTCGTTATCGGTGCGGGAATTGGTGGTTTGACAGCTGCGGCGTTACTTGCTCGTCGAGGCTACGAAGTATTAGTTTTGGATCAAGCGCTGGTGCCTGGGGGATGTGCTTCCACATTTAAACGCAAAGGATTTACCTTTGATGTGGGAGCTACGCAAGTTGCTGGACTGGAACCGGGGGGAATTCATCACCGGATTTTTAATGAGTTAGAAATTGAACTACCCGCGGCGACACCTTGCGATCCAGCTTGTGCAGTGTATCTACCGGGAGAAACGTCACCGATTAATGTTTGGCGAAACCCCGAAAAGTGGAAGCTTGAACGAACTCGGCAGTTTCCAGGAAGCGAACCGTTTTGGGAACTGTTGGCAACTCTTTTTAAAGCAAGTTGGGCGTTTCAATCTCGCGATCCGGTGCTACCGCCGCGAAATTTGTGGGATTTGTGGCAACTGGCAAGAGCAGTTCGTCCGGGTACTTTGATTACTCTGCCTTACACTTTTTTGACGGTGGGGGATGCGCTGCGGCTATACGGACTGGGTGATAATCAACGTTTGAGGACGTTTCTGGATTTGCAGCTAAAGCTTTATTCCCAGGTGGATGCTCAAAGTACAGCTTTGTTATACGCAGCAACAGCTTTGAGTGTTTCCCAGGAACCGCAGGGATTATTTCATCTAAAGGGTAGTATGCAGGTTTTGAGCGATCGCTTAGTCTCCTCTTTAGAGCGAGACGGTGGCAAACTGTTGATGCGCCACATAGTAGAACGCATCCACACCACAAATGGTAAAGCTACTGCTGTCGTCATTCGCAATCAAAAAACCAACGAAGTTTGGACAGAACCCGCCGACCATGTTGTAGCCAATGTCACTGTGCAAAATCTGATGCAGCTGTTGGACACAGAAACACAACAAGCATTTCCCCAATTCCCAATCCAAAATCCGATCGATTCGTCCAAAATCCAAAATCGATATCGTCGTCGAGTAGATAAACTTCCCCCCTCATCGGGAGCGTTTGTGGTGTATCTGGGTGTAGATGAGAGCGCTATTCCCCCAGGATGTCCGCCTCACTTGCAGTTTCTTTATGACTATGATGGCCCGATTGGGGAGAATAACTCTTTATTTGTTTCAGTTAGCCACCCGTTCGATGGTCGCGCACCAGAGGGGAAAGCCACTATCATCGCGTCTTCCTTCGTTGATACCCGAAATTGGTGGCAATGCGAGGATTATGAAGAACTGAAGCGAAAGTATACTGAGGATGCGATCGCACACCTTTGGCAATTCTTCCACCTGAAACCGGAAACTATTGTGCATCAAGAAGCCGCTACACCCCGCACCTTTGCCAATTTCACAGGTCGCGATCGCGGTATTGTTGGCGGTATTGGTCAAAGAGTTTCCACCTTCGGCCCCTTTGGCTTTGCCAATCGTACACCTGTCAATCATCTGTGGCTAGTGGGAGACTCCACCCATCCCGGCGAAGGTACAGCAGGCGTTAGTTATTCAGCCCTTACTGTGGTAAGGCAAATCGAAAATACCAAAAACTGA